The genomic interval ACGCGATAAATTTTGATTTCCGCCTTTGCTCCGCCCAGCCGATGATCGGCAGGATGAGTCCCATGCCCATCACCAGCGCGGAAAGATGCGCCAGCACAGCCCAGACGCGTTCTTCAGTGGATGAAATTGGCTTCATGATGCGATTGTATCAGAGGGATGAATCTACAAATTCAAATAGGGTTTAGCCATCAACAGCGCCGCCAGCGACTTGGCATCGGGCATTTCGCCGCGCTCCGCCATTTCGATGGCTTGTCGCACCGGATATTTCTCGACCGACAGGAATTCATCTTCATCAGCCTCCAGCGGGTTGTGCTTTAAGTCGGTGGCTAGATACACTTCCATAAATTCGGAGGAATAGCCGGGGGCAAGGAAGAACTCCCCCACCTTTTGCAATTTCCCCGCTTCCATGCCGGTCTCTTCGCGGATCTCGCGGGCGGCGCATTCTTCGTATGGTTCGTCACCATCGCGCGTGCCAGCCGGGAGTTCGAGCAGATCCATCCCCGCGGCGTGACGATATTGCCGCACGAAATACATGTCTCCATGTTCATCCACCGGGATGACGACCACCGAACCGCCATGTTCGATGATCTCGAATTTGGTTTCGCGTCCATCG from Candidatus Defluviilinea gracilis carries:
- a CDS encoding NUDIX hydrolase; the encoded protein is MTFELIKSETLLQGRVFRIRRDTLKTPDGRETKFEIIEHGGSVVVIPVDEHGDMYFVRQYRHAAGMDLLELPAGTRDGDEPYEECAAREIREETGMEAGKLQKVGEFFLAPGYSSEFMEVYLATDLKHNPLEADEDEFLSVEKYPVRQAIEMAERGEMPDAKSLAALLMAKPYLNL